From the genome of Phytohabitans rumicis, one region includes:
- a CDS encoding Gfo/Idh/MocA family protein yields MIGCGDVSRKYAATFARHPLVHVARCADLLPVRAGELAARTGAAPGTVDEILDDPGIELVVNLTPPQMHARVTERALRAGKSVYTEKPLAVDAPTGARLLAEATAAGLWLGCAPDTFLGPSARVVRGLIDDGEIGTPLGAAAAMLAAGHERSCATPDAFYQPGAGPMLDMGVYYVTMLVSLLGPVRRVTGMRASPAPLRTIDVGARAGATFESTVPTHVTGLLDFASGVTGTITASFDVWGSRTPPLEIYGTRGALVLPDPNFFRGRVQLRRAGQRRWIEVPVPQRWPAGRGIGVVDLAHAMRGRGPQRAGGALGRHVLEVMTGIVDADGTGRDIGSTCARPAPFHPMVSDDGCAWCETLG; encoded by the coding sequence GTGATCGGCTGTGGCGACGTTTCCCGCAAGTACGCGGCCACGTTCGCCCGGCACCCGCTGGTCCACGTCGCCCGGTGCGCGGACCTGCTGCCCGTACGGGCAGGGGAGCTCGCGGCCCGCACCGGCGCGGCGCCCGGCACCGTCGATGAGATCCTCGACGATCCCGGCATCGAACTGGTCGTCAACCTCACCCCGCCGCAGATGCACGCGCGCGTGACCGAGCGCGCGCTGCGGGCCGGCAAGTCGGTGTACACCGAGAAGCCGCTCGCGGTCGACGCCCCCACCGGGGCGCGGTTGCTCGCCGAGGCCACCGCGGCTGGGCTGTGGCTGGGCTGCGCGCCAGACACGTTCCTTGGTCCGAGCGCCCGGGTCGTGCGCGGCCTGATCGACGACGGCGAGATCGGCACGCCGCTCGGCGCCGCCGCGGCCATGCTGGCCGCCGGGCACGAACGCAGCTGCGCCACCCCCGACGCCTTCTACCAGCCGGGCGCCGGCCCGATGCTGGACATGGGCGTCTACTACGTGACGATGCTGGTCAGCCTGCTCGGACCGGTGCGCCGGGTGACCGGGATGCGGGCCAGCCCCGCGCCGCTGCGCACCATCGACGTGGGTGCGCGCGCCGGCGCCACGTTCGAGTCGACGGTGCCGACCCACGTCACCGGCCTTCTCGATTTCGCCAGCGGCGTGACCGGCACGATCACCGCGAGCTTCGACGTCTGGGGCAGCCGGACGCCGCCGCTGGAGATCTACGGCACCCGGGGCGCGCTCGTCCTACCGGACCCGAACTTCTTCCGCGGCCGGGTCCAGCTCCGGCGAGCGGGACAGCGGCGCTGGATCGAGGTGCCGGTGCCGCAGCGTTGGCCGGCGGGGCGGGGCATCGGCGTCGTCGATCTCGCACACGCGATGCGCGGCCGTGGCCCGCAGCGGGCGGGCGGAGCGCTGGGCCGGCACGTGCTCGAGGTGATGACCGGCATCGTCGACGCCGACGGCACCGGCCGCGATATCGGCTCGACCTGCGCACGCCCGGCCCCATTTCACCCGATGGTGTCAGACGACGGCTGCGCGTGGTGCGAGACGTTAGGCTAA
- a CDS encoding TIGR03621 family F420-dependent LLM class oxidoreductase produces the protein MRPFRFGVEASDSYDRLAWRSLSRDVADLGYASLLVIDHAGDQLAPLPAMMAAADAAPGLRVGSFVLAEGLRHPAVLAREAATVDRLTDGRVELGLGAGWRRTDYDRLGLLFPSGAERVERLAEALAIVKALLSGGRVSITGRHYTVHDLDGLPAPAQRPHPPILVGGGGRQVLTLAAREADIVGLNPVHTATEGVPTDLTAAATRRKVGWIRAAAGERLDRVELNIRAYRTVVARDWRAAADGVAAEMRLPVEEVLASPHLLVGDIERLVDALERHRAEFGVSYVVVTADAYRVFAPVVARMSGR, from the coding sequence ATGAGACCGTTTCGTTTCGGCGTGGAAGCGTCCGACTCCTACGACCGGCTCGCCTGGCGGTCGCTGAGCCGCGACGTCGCCGACCTCGGGTACGCGAGCCTGCTCGTGATCGACCATGCCGGCGACCAGTTGGCTCCCCTGCCGGCGATGATGGCCGCCGCGGACGCCGCGCCCGGCCTGCGGGTCGGATCGTTCGTGCTGGCCGAGGGCCTCCGGCATCCCGCCGTGCTCGCCCGCGAGGCGGCGACCGTCGACCGCCTCACCGATGGTCGGGTCGAGCTGGGGCTCGGGGCGGGCTGGCGGCGTACCGACTACGACCGCCTCGGCCTGCTCTTCCCGAGCGGCGCCGAACGGGTGGAACGGCTCGCCGAGGCGCTGGCCATCGTCAAAGCGTTGCTGAGCGGCGGACGGGTCAGCATCACCGGCCGCCACTACACCGTCCATGACTTGGACGGCCTGCCCGCGCCGGCGCAGCGCCCTCATCCGCCCATCCTGGTAGGCGGCGGCGGCCGGCAGGTCCTCACGCTCGCGGCGCGGGAGGCGGACATCGTCGGCCTCAACCCGGTGCACACGGCCACCGAGGGCGTACCGACCGACCTGACGGCCGCGGCGACCCGGCGGAAGGTCGGGTGGATCCGCGCCGCGGCCGGTGAGCGGCTGGACCGGGTCGAGCTGAACATCCGGGCCTATCGCACGGTCGTCGCGCGCGACTGGCGCGCCGCGGCGGACGGGGTCGCCGCGGAGATGCGGCTACCGGTCGAGGAGGTGCTCGCCTCGCCGCACCTGCTCGTGGGCGACATCGAGCGATTGGTGGACGCGTTGGAACGGCACCGCGCGGAGTTCGGCGTCTCGTACGTGGTGGTGACCGCTGACGCGTACCGGGTGTTCGCCCCGGTCGTGGCCCGTATGTCCGGACGGTGA
- a CDS encoding carbamoyltransferase family protein, with translation MPDTERRGGSVIVGFGGSIHDFATCLLTPDDRVVAVEDERLSRVRYAYGEPDPCRASLAYCLDAAGLDAGAVRVFAANDMLDPDLRLPGVAPTWLNHHHTHATSTFFTSPFEEAAILVADGAGSVIDAGGGRPAADHHERETTTWAFGRGNDIAVLGRVIGGKAGAATSNDPDALMSNSLGDLYRAVTEAIGFGFLQAGKTMGLAPYGDDRFVDRLMEPVDLGPDGTYAIRMYGPGGILDQLAGIERGSLADDFITNACVAAAGQAVLETVLLHVLQELWDRTRCPNLCLAGGVALNCTFNGKISELTPFENVHVVYSPGDSGTAIGAAVAARLAAAGAGATWRIDAGPYLGRPYPDTLDGYGEVLTEDQLCQRVAGLLHQGQVVGWFQGGAEFGPRALGNRSLLANPTDPEVPARINKIKGREWFRPVAPVVLAEHAQRYFDARGPAHYMQFSWPVREAVRAAVPAICHVDGSARVQTLETRHNPLLAGLINEFARQGGPPVLVNTSLNVRGEPIVETPAEAMRVLAEADVDAIVVGHRMIKR, from the coding sequence ATGCCTGATACGGAGCGTCGAGGCGGCTCGGTGATCGTTGGCTTCGGTGGCTCCATCCACGACTTCGCGACGTGCCTGCTGACGCCCGACGATCGGGTGGTGGCGGTGGAGGACGAGCGGCTCAGCCGGGTCCGGTACGCCTACGGCGAGCCCGATCCCTGCCGCGCGTCGCTGGCGTACTGCCTCGACGCGGCCGGCCTGGACGCCGGCGCGGTGCGGGTCTTCGCCGCCAACGACATGCTCGACCCGGACCTGCGCCTTCCCGGCGTGGCGCCGACGTGGCTGAACCATCACCACACCCACGCCACGAGCACCTTCTTCACGAGTCCCTTCGAGGAGGCGGCGATCCTGGTCGCCGACGGCGCCGGCAGTGTGATCGACGCCGGCGGTGGGCGGCCGGCCGCCGACCATCATGAGCGCGAGACCACGACCTGGGCGTTCGGCCGCGGCAACGACATCGCCGTGCTCGGCCGGGTCATCGGCGGCAAGGCCGGTGCGGCCACGTCCAACGACCCGGACGCGTTGATGTCCAACTCCCTCGGCGACTTGTACCGCGCGGTGACCGAGGCGATCGGCTTCGGCTTCCTCCAGGCCGGCAAGACGATGGGCCTGGCGCCGTACGGCGACGACCGCTTCGTGGATCGCCTGATGGAGCCGGTCGACCTCGGTCCGGACGGAACCTACGCGATCCGCATGTACGGCCCCGGCGGCATACTCGACCAGCTTGCCGGCATCGAGCGCGGCTCACTGGCCGATGACTTCATCACCAACGCGTGCGTCGCGGCGGCAGGGCAGGCGGTGCTGGAGACCGTCCTGCTGCACGTGCTGCAGGAGCTGTGGGACCGCACCCGCTGCCCCAACCTGTGCCTGGCCGGTGGTGTGGCGCTCAACTGCACGTTCAACGGGAAGATCAGCGAGCTGACGCCGTTCGAGAACGTGCACGTCGTCTACTCGCCGGGTGACAGCGGCACGGCCATCGGCGCGGCGGTAGCCGCCCGGCTCGCCGCCGCGGGCGCCGGTGCGACGTGGCGGATCGATGCGGGGCCCTACCTCGGCCGGCCCTATCCAGACACATTGGACGGTTATGGCGAAGTCCTCACCGAGGACCAACTGTGCCAGCGGGTGGCCGGGCTGCTGCACCAGGGGCAGGTGGTGGGCTGGTTTCAAGGCGGTGCCGAGTTCGGGCCGCGGGCGCTCGGCAACCGCAGCCTGCTCGCCAACCCGACCGACCCCGAGGTACCGGCCCGGATCAACAAGATCAAGGGACGAGAGTGGTTCCGGCCGGTCGCGCCCGTGGTGCTCGCCGAGCACGCACAGCGGTACTTCGACGCCCGGGGTCCGGCGCATTACATGCAGTTCTCCTGGCCGGTACGGGAGGCGGTGCGCGCGGCCGTGCCGGCGATCTGCCACGTCGACGGCTCCGCCCGCGTGCAGACCCTCGAGACCCGGCACAACCCGTTGCTCGCCGGGCTGATCAACGAGTTCGCCCGGCAGGGCGGCCCGCCCGTGCTGGTCAACACCTCGCTGAACGTACGCGGTGAACCGATCGTCGAGACGCCCGCCGAGGCGATGCGGGTGCTGGCCGAGGCCGACGTCGACGCGATCGTGGTCGGTCACCGCATGATCAAGCGGTGA